A single region of the Halorhabdus rudnickae genome encodes:
- a CDS encoding SOS response-associated peptidase encodes MCGRNSLFIDQQDLESAFDATVVADGDYEPRYNIAPGDGLEVITSDAPDEIDRFHWGLIPSWADDPSDGIINARSETVDEKRVFQEAWESRPCLVPSSGFYEWQSRNGGLKQPYRIYREDSPAFAMAGIWDEWEENGESRSCVTILTTEPNDLMEPIHDRMPVVLPREAEDRWLSADPEERHELCQPYPREDMDAYPISTRVNDPSNDSPQVIEPEEHEQAGLDDFESE; translated from the coding sequence ATGTGCGGTCGGAACTCGCTGTTCATCGACCAGCAAGATCTCGAGTCCGCCTTCGACGCGACGGTGGTCGCCGATGGAGACTACGAGCCTCGGTACAATATCGCGCCTGGTGACGGCCTCGAGGTGATCACCAGCGACGCCCCGGACGAGATCGACCGCTTCCACTGGGGCTTGATCCCGTCGTGGGCAGACGATCCCAGTGACGGGATCATCAACGCTCGGTCGGAGACCGTCGACGAGAAGCGAGTCTTCCAGGAGGCGTGGGAGTCGCGGCCCTGTCTGGTGCCGTCCTCAGGGTTCTACGAGTGGCAATCACGGAACGGCGGGCTGAAACAGCCCTATCGGATTTACCGCGAGGATAGCCCGGCGTTCGCGATGGCCGGCATCTGGGACGAGTGGGAGGAAAACGGTGAGTCGCGGTCCTGCGTGACGATCCTCACGACCGAGCCGAACGATTTGATGGAGCCGATTCACGATCGGATGCCAGTGGTCCTCCCACGGGAGGCTGAAGATCGCTGGCTTTCAGCTGACCCCGAGGAACGGCACGAACTCTGCCAGCCCTACCCCCGCGAGGACATGGACGCCTATCCGATTTCGACCCGAGTGAACGACCCCAGTAACGATTCTCCCCAGGTGATCGAGCCCGAAGAACACGAGCAAGCAGGTCTGGACGATTTCGAGAGTGAGTAG
- a CDS encoding type B DNA-directed DNA polymerase: protein MVLTIDFLGDGKPLVWSLEGSVDDPGWSATRETEYRPTVYAVAARGMQHQNPDRTACVDDLAVLREDLGMHPAVANLSFEWENPGFRFADQPVLRIEVDRMDTVREIARFIEDRGPQGRNPYRAFNVDFSPEFRFCLETNTDPAPSRPPRRLRLDLPREAAANEDLTALEISTVDGADGDRRDGRGEAGVATVDEVLHALRRQLREFDPDVLSVERGEIVPLVADAADEHGIDLGLQRVPAGVSKRQVPAYQQLAGESTFESYGRRMHSPARYNVPGRVVIDRSNTFFLEETNLAGALDLVERSGKPLQELAWASIGNVLTAIQIREATRRDVLVQWRAWRPERFKTAGTLHDADRGGTTLSPIVGVHDDVHELDFASMYPNIICQHNLSPETVRCRCHDQDDVPELGYSVCDSDGYLPEVLQPIIDDRAAIKEQLANEDLAVDERRALGGQSDALKWILVSCFGYQGFSNAKFGRIEVHEAINAYARDILLTAKERLEAGGWKVQHGIVDSIWATARDGAEQRPLDEIATEISEEVGIALEYESAFDWVAFCPRRDGQGGALTRYFGKRHDAGDGNGDDPYKLRGIECRQRSTPAWVARVQQDLIDVFDNTRDPESVVAALEDHLEVLEAGEVPASDLLVRTRASKSVDAYSHQTRTVAALERAEKLGLEYAPGEDVVFVVSDDDKDGLDRVRLAPEVDDETPYDPGYYRDEATRAAASILGPLGWTKTEVSQECAHWAQKEVE, encoded by the coding sequence ATGGTCCTAACGATCGACTTTCTCGGTGACGGGAAGCCGCTCGTGTGGTCGCTCGAAGGGTCCGTCGACGATCCAGGATGGTCGGCGACGCGGGAAACCGAATATCGCCCGACCGTGTACGCGGTCGCTGCGAGAGGGATGCAACACCAGAACCCGGACCGGACTGCCTGCGTCGACGACCTTGCAGTCCTTCGCGAGGACCTTGGGATGCATCCCGCGGTCGCAAACCTCAGCTTCGAGTGGGAGAATCCAGGGTTTCGCTTCGCTGACCAGCCTGTACTGCGTATTGAAGTCGATCGGATGGATACAGTACGGGAAATCGCTCGCTTCATCGAGGATCGCGGCCCACAAGGACGGAATCCGTACCGGGCGTTCAACGTGGACTTCTCTCCCGAGTTCCGGTTCTGCCTCGAAACAAATACCGACCCGGCACCGTCGCGACCGCCGCGGCGACTCCGATTAGACCTGCCTCGCGAAGCAGCGGCGAACGAGGACCTCACCGCCCTCGAGATCAGCACCGTCGACGGCGCCGACGGCGACCGTCGCGACGGTCGTGGTGAGGCCGGCGTCGCCACCGTCGACGAGGTCCTCCACGCACTCCGGCGACAGCTACGAGAGTTCGACCCGGACGTCCTCTCGGTCGAGCGGGGCGAGATCGTCCCCCTGGTCGCCGACGCGGCTGACGAGCACGGCATCGACCTGGGCCTGCAACGGGTTCCGGCGGGAGTCTCGAAAAGGCAGGTTCCCGCCTATCAGCAACTCGCCGGCGAGTCCACGTTCGAGTCCTACGGCCGACGGATGCACTCGCCGGCCCGCTACAACGTCCCGGGTCGTGTCGTAATCGATCGCTCGAACACGTTCTTCCTCGAGGAGACGAACCTCGCCGGCGCGCTCGATCTCGTCGAGCGGTCGGGCAAGCCCCTCCAGGAATTAGCTTGGGCGTCGATCGGGAACGTCCTCACGGCGATCCAAATTCGAGAGGCGACCCGTCGCGACGTGCTCGTCCAGTGGCGTGCCTGGCGGCCAGAGCGATTCAAGACCGCGGGGACGCTCCACGATGCCGACCGGGGCGGGACGACGCTCTCGCCGATCGTGGGCGTCCACGATGACGTCCACGAGCTCGACTTCGCGTCGATGTATCCGAACATCATCTGCCAGCACAACCTCTCGCCGGAGACCGTCCGGTGTCGGTGCCACGATCAGGATGACGTCCCGGAGTTGGGATACTCGGTGTGCGACAGCGACGGCTACCTCCCCGAGGTCCTCCAGCCGATCATCGACGATCGCGCGGCGATCAAAGAACAGCTGGCGAACGAAGACCTCGCCGTCGACGAACGGCGGGCACTCGGGGGACAGTCGGACGCGCTGAAGTGGATCCTCGTGTCGTGTTTCGGCTACCAGGGGTTCAGCAACGCGAAGTTCGGCCGGATCGAGGTCCACGAAGCGATCAACGCCTACGCTCGGGACATCCTCTTGACCGCCAAAGAACGCCTGGAAGCCGGCGGGTGGAAGGTACAACACGGGATCGTCGATTCGATCTGGGCCACCGCTCGCGACGGCGCCGAGCAACGCCCGCTCGACGAGATCGCGACGGAGATCTCCGAGGAAGTGGGGATCGCCCTCGAATACGAGAGTGCGTTCGATTGGGTGGCGTTCTGCCCGCGGCGCGACGGCCAAGGTGGCGCGTTGACTCGGTACTTCGGGAAGCGTCACGACGCCGGCGACGGCAACGGCGACGATCCGTACAAACTCCGGGGGATCGAGTGTCGCCAGCGATCGACGCCGGCGTGGGTCGCTCGGGTTCAACAGGACCTTATCGACGTGTTCGACAACACGCGAGATCCTGAGTCGGTGGTCGCCGCCCTCGAGGATCACCTCGAAGTCCTGGAGGCGGGTGAGGTTCCGGCGAGTGACCTGCTCGTCCGAACCCGGGCGTCGAAGTCCGTCGACGCCTATTCACATCAGACACGAACGGTCGCTGCGCTCGAACGTGCCGAGAAACTGGGCCTCGAATACGCGCCGGGAGAGGACGTCGTCTTCGTGGTCAGCGATGACGACAAGGACGGACTGGATCGGGTCAGGTTAGCGCCCGAAGTGGACGATGAGACACCCTACGATCCAGGCTACTACCGAGACGAGGCAACCAGGGCGGCGGCCAGTATCCTCGGGCCGCTCGGCTGGACTAAAACTGAGGTATCTCAAGAGTGTGCTCACTGGGCCCAGAAAGAGGTAGAATAG
- a CDS encoding FxLYD domain-containing protein: MAVAGCSEEEEETPGNEGSDGSPTPTETTPELESYVKLVDHSFEERGWNSVDFFYTLKNVSDQEMGWIETTIELYQDNERVEDRVNDTSDLDPGIEVTESLYLNDVSPDSEITRYEIEVIVHLDDGDVSHTYEFTEFEAQEPTPA, translated from the coding sequence GTGGCAGTAGCAGGTTGTTCAGAGGAGGAGGAAGAAACTCCTGGGAATGAAGGGAGCGACGGTTCTCCCACCCCGACAGAAACCACGCCCGAGTTAGAATCCTATGTCAAGCTGGTAGACCATAGTTTTGAGGAAAGAGGTTGGAACAGCGTAGATTTCTTTTACACACTCAAGAACGTTAGCGACCAAGAGATGGGCTGGATAGAGACTACTATCGAATTATATCAAGATAACGAAAGGGTGGAGGACAGAGTAAATGATACATCTGACCTTGACCCGGGAATTGAAGTGACTGAATCGCTCTACCTGAATGATGTTTCTCCTGATTCCGAAATCACACGATATGAGATCGAAGTGATTGTCCATCTAGATGACGGTGACGTGAGTCATACTTACGAATTTACAGAGTTTGAGGCCCAGGAGCCGACTCCGGCGTAA
- a CDS encoding Cdc6/Cdc18 family protein: MIEDARVLREEFVPNDVVHRDHEVNALSHVLEPVTEGNPADSALITGPSGAGKTTITKFTAGRLRENVLDVEYVHVNCWQSYTRFKALYRILEGLGQAVDVHRKSTPHDELLDRLDRYDGPPVIVALDEVDQLEDGHPIYDLYRLSKFSVVLITNDEEELLAGLDERVRSRLHTAETIHFDRYDIDELTDIMADRVEYGLAPGAVDRDQLRWIADAAAGDARVGLSILRSAASQADRDGAEHVRDSHIEAAIPAARQEVRSKALDSLRREQREVYEVLRDAGELPPREIYEQYTERVADPRTKRTIRSWLQKLERYNLVEAKGNGPNRSYRIPSASET, from the coding sequence ATGATCGAGGACGCTCGCGTCCTTCGTGAAGAGTTCGTCCCGAACGACGTCGTCCACAGGGATCACGAAGTGAACGCGCTCTCGCACGTCCTCGAACCCGTCACGGAGGGCAACCCCGCCGACTCCGCGCTGATCACCGGCCCGTCCGGCGCCGGGAAGACCACCATCACGAAGTTCACCGCCGGTCGCCTTCGCGAAAACGTCCTCGACGTCGAGTACGTCCACGTCAACTGCTGGCAGTCCTACACGCGGTTCAAAGCGCTCTACCGGATTCTCGAAGGGCTTGGCCAGGCCGTCGACGTCCATCGGAAGTCCACGCCGCACGACGAGCTCCTCGATCGCCTGGATCGCTACGACGGCCCGCCCGTGATCGTCGCGCTTGACGAGGTGGATCAGCTCGAAGACGGCCACCCGATCTACGACCTCTACCGGCTCTCGAAGTTCTCCGTGGTCCTGATCACGAACGACGAAGAAGAGCTCCTCGCTGGCCTCGACGAGCGTGTCCGCTCCCGTCTTCATACGGCCGAGACCATCCACTTCGACCGCTACGACATCGACGAATTGACCGACATCATGGCCGACCGCGTCGAGTACGGGCTTGCTCCTGGCGCCGTCGATCGCGACCAGCTGCGGTGGATCGCCGATGCCGCCGCCGGCGACGCCCGCGTCGGGTTGAGCATCCTTCGGAGTGCGGCCAGTCAAGCCGATCGTGACGGGGCAGAACACGTCCGGGACAGCCACATCGAGGCCGCGATCCCAGCGGCTCGTCAGGAAGTCCGCTCGAAAGCGCTTGACTCGCTCCGGCGAGAGCAACGGGAAGTCTACGAGGTCCTCCGCGACGCCGGCGAACTACCGCCACGAGAGATCTACGAGCAATACACCGAGCGAGTTGCCGATCCTCGGACGAAGAGAACGATTCGCTCGTGGCTCCAGAAACTCGAGCGGTATAATCTCGTTGAGGCCAAAGGGAATGGCCCGAATCGGTCATATCGAATACCGTCCGCGAGTGAAACCTAA
- a CDS encoding IS5 family transposase, whose protein sequence is MEALPKSRLLRFVEQAYHLARRAVARYSSKFSKRRYTLHQHIVLLCLKVRKNTTYRTLLDELIEMPRIRSAIDLTELPSPSTLCKAFKRLDMAVWRVLLNLSVTLLPTNGVVGIDASGFDRSHASKHYTKRTEMTIQQLKVTLLVDTRSNAIIDLHVTTTRKHDSQIAPSLIKRNYGDVEILLGDKGYDDQKIRVLAHEEGVRPLIKHREFSSLHKAWNARLDANLYGQRSQNETVNSRLKRKYGAFVRSRYWWKQFRELAIGCLTHNIDKTL, encoded by the coding sequence ATGGAAGCCCTCCCGAAGTCACGGTTGCTCCGGTTCGTTGAGCAGGCGTATCACTTGGCTCGACGAGCTGTTGCTCGCTACTCCTCAAAGTTCTCGAAACGACGGTACACACTTCATCAACACATCGTCCTCCTCTGTCTCAAGGTTCGGAAGAATACGACGTATCGAACGCTTCTTGACGAACTTATCGAGATGCCCCGGATTCGGAGTGCCATTGATCTGACGGAACTCCCCTCACCTTCGACGTTGTGTAAGGCGTTCAAGCGACTCGACATGGCTGTTTGGCGGGTTCTTCTCAACCTCTCAGTCACGCTTCTCCCGACCAATGGTGTCGTTGGGATTGATGCCTCCGGTTTCGACCGGAGTCACGCCTCGAAACACTATACAAAGCGAACGGAGATGACGATTCAGCAGTTGAAAGTCACGCTCCTCGTAGACACAAGGTCGAACGCAATCATTGACTTACACGTGACGACGACACGAAAACACGACTCACAGATCGCACCGTCGCTCATCAAGCGGAACTACGGTGACGTAGAGATTCTCCTCGGTGACAAGGGATACGACGATCAGAAGATTCGTGTCTTAGCTCACGAGGAGGGTGTTCGCCCGCTCATCAAGCACCGCGAGTTTTCGTCGCTACACAAGGCGTGGAACGCTCGGTTGGACGCTAACCTCTATGGTCAACGGAGTCAGAACGAGACAGTAAACTCCCGCCTCAAGCGCAAATACGGTGCATTCGTCCGCTCACGCTACTGGTGGAAACAGTTCCGTGAACTCGCTATTGGCTGTCTCACACATAACATCGACAAGACACTCTGA
- a CDS encoding tyrosine-type recombinase/integrase, with protein sequence MRDTKSLGSTRQNSLDAAIDARLAEIDSGSYRATSATVLSDFSWFLREQRGIESIDDIEVIDVRRYSQWLRERADDDSDSLSSASACDSGPYWLCVRAFLGWCVDDERLDSNPAQPNRAQDPLPENTSEPNRQYWSEDARESLLSYVDERARAALEVEAEDDVQSEDESVEAATDADHADVDREQAFRDRALVEMLALTGVRGAEIVADPRDDQRNGLNWDDVSLQDGVASVFGKSREYQDVPLIDRVVSVLERHKKSMKPSSDEWPIFVTGHYPSLSATVREALQERGWDDDEIEDVIDENEWLDICREYDITPPALSKNGARSVLKRLSEEADVNVDGEYLKPHGGRRGLGSELYAKDAELTQELLRHQSIETTHESYREERTKENRERVDQILSDDTS encoded by the coding sequence ATGAGGGACACGAAATCCCTGGGTTCGACCCGGCAGAACAGCCTTGACGCGGCGATCGACGCCCGTCTGGCTGAGATCGACTCGGGCAGCTACCGAGCGACCTCCGCCACAGTCCTCTCGGATTTCAGCTGGTTCCTTCGCGAACAGCGCGGCATCGAGAGCATCGACGATATCGAGGTGATCGATGTTCGCCGCTACTCTCAATGGCTCCGTGAGCGTGCTGACGACGATTCCGACTCCCTCAGTAGTGCGTCGGCCTGCGACAGTGGCCCCTACTGGCTATGCGTCCGTGCGTTCCTCGGCTGGTGCGTCGACGACGAACGGCTCGACAGCAATCCGGCCCAACCGAACCGAGCACAAGACCCCCTCCCGGAGAACACATCCGAACCGAATCGGCAGTACTGGTCCGAAGACGCCCGCGAGTCGCTACTATCCTACGTCGACGAACGGGCGCGAGCGGCCCTTGAGGTAGAGGCGGAGGATGACGTCCAGTCAGAAGATGAATCGGTAGAGGCGGCTACTGACGCCGATCACGCCGACGTTGATCGCGAACAAGCCTTCCGAGATCGGGCTTTGGTCGAGATGCTCGCGCTCACCGGCGTCCGTGGCGCTGAGATTGTCGCCGACCCGCGAGACGATCAGCGGAATGGCCTCAACTGGGACGATGTTTCCCTCCAGGATGGGGTTGCATCTGTCTTCGGCAAGTCCCGGGAGTACCAGGATGTCCCGCTGATCGACCGGGTGGTGTCGGTTCTCGAACGGCATAAGAAGTCGATGAAGCCTAGCTCCGACGAGTGGCCCATCTTCGTGACCGGCCATTACCCCTCACTGTCAGCAACCGTTCGTGAAGCTCTCCAGGAGCGGGGATGGGACGACGACGAGATTGAGGACGTGATCGACGAAAACGAATGGCTGGATATCTGCCGAGAATACGATATCACCCCACCGGCGCTGTCGAAGAACGGCGCTCGATCGGTACTCAAGCGACTCTCAGAGGAAGCAGATGTGAACGTCGACGGCGAGTATCTGAAACCTCACGGCGGCCGTCGGGGCCTTGGGTCGGAACTCTATGCTAAAGATGCCGAGCTCACTCAAGAACTTCTACGGCACCAGTCGATCGAAACGACCCACGAATCGTATCGTGAAGAGCGGACCAAGGAGAATCGGGAGCGTGTTGATCAGATCCTAAGCGACGATACTAGCTGA
- a CDS encoding non-histone chromosomal MC1 family protein has protein sequence MAESESDPNEKRKFTLRFEDGSERHKFTSEWPGHAALKAARKEIDPNGFTDPETAEEENSTRLYLREIGTRKLFVYKAWTWKHNHACPECGNRRVYRRKRKDPDYRCANCKAEFDTPMDASEASEKFDLDDDENGLPDYLDEDDLTEADVTRLGRSRVPDGERLTTPEEDS, from the coding sequence ATGGCTGAAAGTGAATCTGATCCAAATGAAAAGCGGAAGTTCACTCTTCGCTTCGAAGACGGGTCTGAACGACATAAATTCACGTCTGAATGGCCAGGTCATGCTGCTTTGAAGGCTGCCCGGAAAGAGATCGATCCGAACGGATTCACCGATCCGGAGACAGCCGAAGAAGAAAACAGCACGCGGCTCTATCTCCGAGAAATCGGGACTCGGAAGCTGTTCGTCTACAAAGCTTGGACGTGGAAGCACAATCACGCGTGCCCGGAATGTGGGAACCGACGCGTCTACCGACGCAAGCGAAAGGACCCAGACTACCGCTGTGCTAACTGCAAGGCTGAATTCGACACCCCGATGGACGCTTCCGAGGCAAGCGAAAAGTTCGATCTCGACGATGATGAGAACGGGCTGCCCGACTATCTCGATGAAGATGATCTCACCGAAGCAGATGTGACCAGACTCGGCCGCTCTCGAGTCCCGGATGGGGAGCGTCTCACAACCCCCGAAGAGGATAGCTGA
- a CDS encoding transposase, producing METTDIKTINWQTDVHPGHRDDPESKARKKRRLAMWHYQMKARSKLRTSSSLIETLQATTIPDLLREELDTYPGWHPAPYDFGPIVQAFLYKELTNRNYEEVARDLQRWPEVSAAIGLDSVPDASTFSRTWRNRFPEELRDIVTRWVRKIREYAHKYDVSIQTVRKESTESDAFESAESNDDVFSSQQITQMLKLGRSYAFAPFDSERADNSSYDDSCFLELQSYIGMVGCGADQGSRRFASHSHREQTPHGDTHLRAVKQFDPDEILSAFDDATEQMLGAIDHLPLQEPVTVAIDTTTIPYYGTVEDMPMVSGTKHEYRGYKFATLTLVGRNVPLVLAVEPVVESSPWDDNRPNQMHRLVRRLVRRAKQLVTVDTVVCDREFDSMDVFQTLSNLNVNYLIPKRTMQTEATVIEKMDSAGEDVAVEAARVNVEHGSHEMRFCYVPTASEESDGTAVFATNVAVSPDDAEGFCRRYSDRWQIENEYKTIKHDFLATTSSKDYRVRSFYFVFAVLLYNLWRLTDLLLKAGVSTEIVDFAPYLTAGEFIDYVAKYLRPID from the coding sequence ATGGAGACGACGGACATCAAGACAATCAACTGGCAGACTGACGTTCATCCAGGCCATCGCGATGATCCGGAAAGCAAAGCCCGGAAGAAGCGCCGGTTGGCGATGTGGCATTACCAGATGAAGGCTCGCTCCAAGCTACGAACCTCTTCCTCGCTGATTGAGACCCTGCAAGCGACGACAATTCCGGATCTCCTTCGTGAGGAACTCGACACGTATCCGGGTTGGCACCCGGCACCGTACGACTTCGGACCGATTGTCCAGGCATTCCTATACAAAGAGCTCACGAATCGGAATTACGAGGAGGTAGCCCGTGATCTCCAACGCTGGCCCGAAGTTTCGGCCGCTATTGGCCTCGATAGCGTCCCCGACGCGTCGACGTTCTCGCGGACCTGGCGGAATCGCTTCCCCGAGGAACTGCGCGATATTGTCACCAGGTGGGTGAGAAAGATCCGCGAGTACGCCCACAAGTACGACGTCTCGATCCAGACTGTCCGAAAGGAGTCTACGGAGAGTGATGCTTTCGAGTCCGCAGAGTCAAACGACGATGTCTTTTCATCCCAGCAAATCACACAGATGCTCAAGCTCGGGCGGTCCTACGCGTTCGCTCCGTTCGATTCAGAACGGGCCGATAACAGCTCCTACGACGACAGCTGTTTTCTCGAACTTCAGAGTTATATTGGGATGGTCGGCTGCGGTGCAGATCAGGGATCGAGACGCTTCGCTTCTCACTCACATCGTGAGCAGACGCCTCACGGAGATACCCATCTGCGAGCGGTCAAACAGTTCGACCCTGATGAGATTCTCTCTGCGTTCGACGATGCAACCGAGCAGATGCTCGGGGCGATCGATCATCTCCCGCTTCAGGAGCCGGTGACGGTTGCGATCGATACGACGACTATCCCGTACTACGGGACCGTAGAGGATATGCCGATGGTAAGCGGCACGAAACACGAGTACCGCGGGTACAAATTCGCGACGCTGACCCTCGTCGGACGGAACGTCCCACTTGTTCTCGCCGTCGAACCGGTCGTGGAGAGTTCTCCCTGGGACGATAATCGGCCCAATCAGATGCATCGTCTCGTCCGGCGACTCGTTCGGCGGGCAAAACAACTCGTGACCGTCGATACGGTGGTCTGCGATCGGGAGTTCGATTCGATGGACGTCTTCCAGACGCTCTCGAATCTAAACGTGAACTATCTGATCCCCAAGCGGACGATGCAGACCGAGGCAACCGTCATAGAGAAGATGGATAGTGCCGGCGAGGATGTGGCAGTCGAAGCTGCCCGGGTAAACGTCGAGCATGGGAGTCACGAGATGCGGTTTTGCTACGTGCCAACCGCATCGGAGGAGAGTGACGGGACTGCCGTGTTCGCTACCAACGTCGCCGTCTCACCCGACGATGCAGAAGGGTTCTGTCGACGGTACAGTGATCGGTGGCAGATTGAGAACGAATACAAGACGATCAAGCACGATTTCCTCGCGACGACGAGCTCGAAGGATTACCGCGTTCGGTCGTTCTACTTCGTATTTGCAGTACTTCTCTATAATCTGTGGCGGCTGACGGACCTCCTGCTCAAAGCCGGAGTGTCCACAGAGATCGTGGACTTCGCACCGTACCTCACAGCCGGCGAGTTCATCGATTACGTCGCGAAATACCTCCGACCGATCGATTGA
- a CDS encoding ParA family protein, producing MERKTMTTIYVPGGWTKDMAEPAKVSIANQKGGVGKTLSTVQIAGALNQRGHDVLVVDSDPQGSATIHLGYNDYFEDLDLEVSFKDVLTDTDHLEDIDETIADIGEFDLVRSNITMNAGLRTLLATASMGDQRLSDALSNVDENYDFVLVDTPPSLDKIAVNSAVYSQNLLVPTYPERMSTSGLSILSKHLVQGLQHQLPVSYVGFLVNRIQPNSSASDIVNKLDEEFGGNFPVWRVRDHVALQRSIDPGHGSIFTHDEFDEAQLTYLDIAAWLEEDFGKESSVSVTDILSEDEIRESTVYGNVNTEHLNQIGDEVEQIIQR from the coding sequence ATGGAGAGGAAAACTATGACAACCATTTATGTACCAGGAGGCTGGACCAAAGATATGGCAGAACCAGCCAAGGTGTCGATCGCTAATCAGAAGGGTGGAGTCGGAAAGACGTTAAGTACGGTTCAGATCGCCGGGGCGCTGAATCAGCGTGGCCACGACGTACTTGTCGTCGACAGCGACCCCCAGGGTTCGGCCACAATTCATCTCGGGTACAACGACTACTTCGAGGACCTGGACCTCGAGGTGTCCTTCAAGGACGTCCTCACGGATACCGACCACTTAGAAGATATCGACGAAACGATCGCCGACATCGGCGAATTCGATCTTGTCCGGTCGAACATCACGATGAACGCTGGGCTTCGGACATTGCTCGCAACCGCTAGTATGGGAGACCAGCGGCTCTCAGACGCTCTTTCAAACGTCGACGAAAACTACGACTTCGTTCTCGTCGACACGCCCCCGAGTCTCGATAAAATCGCTGTCAACTCCGCTGTCTATTCGCAGAATCTTCTCGTTCCGACATACCCGGAGAGGATGAGCACATCCGGGCTTTCGATCCTTTCGAAACATCTTGTCCAAGGTCTTCAGCACCAACTCCCGGTGTCCTATGTCGGGTTCCTTGTGAACCGGATTCAACCAAACAGTTCAGCAAGCGACATCGTGAACAAACTCGACGAAGAGTTTGGGGGCAATTTCCCGGTCTGGCGAGTCCGGGATCACGTCGCACTACAACGTTCGATCGACCCGGGACACGGGTCGATTTTCACCCATGACGAATTCGACGAGGCTCAACTCACCTATCTAGACATAGCTGCATGGCTTGAGGAAGACTTCGGAAAGGAGAGCAGCGTATCCGTCACAGACATCCTCTCGGAAGACGAGATCCGCGAGTCGACGGTCTACGGAAACGTCAACACAGAGCACCTCAATCAGATCGGCGACGAGGTCGAGCAAATAATCCAGAGGTGA
- a CDS encoding cytidine deaminase family protein, which yields MGEPQEKLIEAARDAAERGANSVGDPGKVGAAVRASDGGIYTGSVVSTEDRHQTIHAERLAVTNAVTEHEEPNPIEAVAVNTALAVDEESSHARVCGSCLHFISEFSNGDIPIYIVHMLGERETTLRTLYPEPWSKSSDSAEYP from the coding sequence ATGGGAGAACCTCAGGAAAAGTTGATAGAAGCGGCGCGAGATGCGGCTGAACGTGGAGCGAATTCGGTTGGTGACCCTGGAAAGGTAGGTGCCGCGGTCAGGGCCTCTGACGGGGGAATATATACTGGTTCAGTAGTCTCTACCGAGGACAGACATCAAACGATACACGCGGAGAGGCTTGCCGTCACGAACGCGGTAACAGAACATGAAGAGCCAAATCCTATAGAAGCAGTCGCAGTCAATACGGCTCTCGCTGTCGACGAAGAAAGCTCACATGCCCGTGTTTGCGGTTCCTGTCTACATTTCATTTCCGAGTTCTCTAACGGTGATATTCCCATCTATATCGTACATATGCTCGGTGAGCGCGAGACAACCCTTCGCACGCTGTATCCTGAACCTTGGTCAAAATCTTCCGACTCAGCGGAATATCCATAA